The following DNA comes from Salvia hispanica cultivar TCC Black 2014 unplaced genomic scaffold, UniMelb_Shisp_WGS_1.0 HiC_scaffold_99, whole genome shotgun sequence.
AAACTGGCGCGGTGGTcaacttctccttcaagagttGAAAGCTTGCTTCACACTCTGGGGTCCAATTCACCTTGACTCCCTTCTTAAGTTGTTGCGTCATTGGTCTCACTATCTTAGAGAACCCTTCTATAAaccttcggtagtatcctgccaaGCCTAGGAAACTCCGAATCTCGTTTGGTGTTGATGGTGACTTCCATTGTTGCACGGCTTCAACTTTGGCGGGGTCCACTCTGATTCCTTCCGCCGACACAATATGTCCAAGAAAGTTTACTTCTTTCAGCcaaaattcacacttgctgaatttggcgtatAGCTTCTCGTTTCTCAAAGTCTCCAAAGCGATTCGTAGATACTCCTCGTGCTCCTTCTCGTTCCTCGAGTAGACTAAAACGTCATCGATAAATACTAGGACGAATTTATCCAAGTACGGATGGAATATTCGATTCATCAAGTCCATGAATACCGTTGGGGCATTCGTTAATCTGAACGGCATCACAACAAACTCGTAGTGTCCATATCTTGTGCGAAATGCAGTCTTCGGTATGTCCTCCCTTCGTACTCTTAGTTGATGATATCCGGACCTCAAGTCCATTTTCGAAAACACTCCGGCTCCTCGAAGTTGATCGAACAAGTCATCTATCCTCGGCAGTGGATACTTGTTCTTAagggtcaatttgttcaactccctatagtcgatacacattctcatcgacccatccttcttcttcacgaAAAGTACCGGTGCGCCCCACGGCGAAACACTAGGCCTAACAAAACCTAGGTCCATGAGCTCCTGGAGTTGTATCTTGAGTTCCTCCAACTCCTTAGGTGCCATTCGATATGGTGCTTTGGATACGGGTGCGGCTCTCGGCTCGAGATCGATGGTGAACTCCAATTGTCGATCCGGCGGTGGTCCAGGTAACACTTTGGGAAAAACATCTGAGAATTCCCGCACAACAGCGACGTCTTCCACTCTTCTTTCATCATTCTCATTGCCGTGAAGATAGACGAGATAGGCAGGTCGCCCCTTTCTCATCATCGCGGTAGCTTGCAGCGCAGAGATTATCGCAGTTCGCCGGTTCATCGAGATTTCATGATACACGATAGGTTCTTTTCCCGGAGCTTGTAGGGATATTTTCCTCTCCTTACATCGAATCGTCGCGAAATTCGCGGCCAACCAGTCCATTCCTAGGATTACGTCGGTATCTCTCATCGCCATAACTTGCAGGTCGTGAGCGACTAACTTAAGTTCTCCCATAACAATTTCTATGTTCGAGCATGTTCtagatatttctatcattcctCCTACTGGTGAGGACACCATCATTCTATGTTCAGATTCGCTAGTAGGCAAGCCCAAAGTGTGCACACATAACTCAGATATAAATGAATGCGATGCGCCCGTGTCAAATAACACAACAACGGGGGTATCGAGAATTTCGCCCATACCTGTCAAGTTTCCTTTCTCACGATCATCTTGCTCTTTCTTCGGCTTCTTATGTTCCAACGCGTACGCTCTCGCTTGTGGAGCAAGCCTTTGGCGGGGTGGTTGTTGCTGTCGCGACGGTGGGTCGCGATTTCCTCGTGGTTCACTTTGCGGTGCCCTCAATTGCTGACGGGATCCTTGATCGTTCTGCCTTGATCCCGATCCTACCTTGTTATTTGCACACTCCCTAG
Coding sequences within:
- the LOC125200480 gene encoding uncharacterized protein LOC125200480 encodes the protein MPPRRHNRQPTPPPSSEESVTQSIQTPPPPPPPVNREIVKLFLEQKPPVFDGLGEPAKAESWIRAIERIFAILGCNDRERMSCVTHQLIEAADFWWDTRTKTLTRDQVEAMTWEDFKTELYNKYVPKSYRKAKASEFHNLTQGRMTVTEYDRALNSMTRYAPDQVDTDEKLSDKFREGLRSEIKMSLASRGRLTYAKALALALDIEAAMPRERAKENSTPSLPPSHHSREKRKWEDTRNSYDGKRNQSNQHRSQHGGGQHTSSQRGDYRPRAPQCNVCSKYHFGECRYQNVVKCYTCGGNDHFSRECANNKVGSGSRQNDQGSRQQLRAPQSEPRGNRDPPSRQQQPPRQRLAPQARAYALEHKKPKKEQDDREKGNLTGMGEILDTPVVVLFDTGASHSFISELCVHTLGLPTSESEHRMMVSSPVGGMIEISRTCSNIEIVMGELKLVAHDLQVMAMRDTDVILGMDWLAANFATIRCKERKISLQAPGKEPIVYHEISMNRRTAIISALQATAMMRKGRPAYLVYLHGNENDERRVEDVAVVREFSDVFPKVLPGPPPDRQLEFTIDLEPRAAPVSKAPYRMAPKELEELKIQLQELMDLGFVRPSVSPWGAPNKYPLPRIDDLFDQLRGAGVFSKMDLRSGYHQLRVRREDIPKTAFRTRYGHYEFVVMPFRLTNAPTVFMDLMNRIFHPYLDKFVLVFIDDVLVYSRNEKEHEEYLRIALETLRNEKLYAKFSKCEFWLKEVNFLGHIVSAEGIRVDPAKVEAVQQWKSPSTPNEIRSFLGLAGYYRRFIEGFSKIVRPMTQQLKKGVKVNWTPECEASFQLLKEKLTTAPVLAVPESGVNYVVYTDASKVGLGCVLMQNNKVIAYASRQLRPHELNYPTHDLELAAVKDLNMRQRRWLELVKDYDCGINYHHDKANVVADTLSRKDHSQLAFLTEEESLIREFSRLRLEVIRAPGTVEGRIATLVVEPDLKTRIVAAQRMDAKLEEIRVEVRTSKSGNFSEESDNALMFEGRLCVPDNEELKNEIMSEAHETPYTAHPGSTKMYQDLKKSFWWNGMKRD